The DNA region GCGTGTGCATCTCGTACAATGCTCACTTCGAGATAAAATCCAAAGTATACTAAACTTTCGATAATATCATTCAATTCACAAGCCCCTGCCAGATCTCACCCGCTTTTCGTTATGGAGGAATCAAGCACATACGAAAATTCCCGCGTCGCTTTTTTTCCTGCGTACTTTGACATTGCGTCCCGAGGTGGCGCAACAAGCACAATTCCCGCATCGGTGAGCTAACTTGCATACGTCTTTGAGAGCTGTGTATGAATCTGTCATAAGCACCTATTATTGGGCAACGCAGCAGATCGTTACTTTTGTGATACATTAATCACTCATTCCTCTCACTGCTTAGAGTGTAGGTGGCGGCTAAAAAAACGATCGTTCGCCTCGCTCACATAGGCTGATCAGCTGTTGCTTATGGTGATCACTGATCGGTGTCACCATCAAGGTGGCCATCCATGTCATAGGGCTTGCTGTATCTAATAAAAGGAcaaagcgcggtgacgtcactacTGACGCACCGCAACTTGTGCGTATATATTGCCAAGCAAGATGCTGGCTTATCAGATTAAACTGTTCGCCACGAAACGTGTCACAGCTGCCTTCTTGTTCCCGAGCTacaacaactggcgacgaggatgctgAAACGAATCTACGATGGGAAGGGGCGGATCCCGTGAAGAACTGAGGCAGGGCACAGCACGGCATGGCCAAGATGTGGGAATTCGACGCATTCCTGGAGGACGGCGATGAAGACTTTGCTTCGTACGTGGAAAGATTCGAGCACTACTGCGAAGTAGCCAACGTACAAGAGGAGAAGCTTAAGAAGTCGGCCTTCATAACGGCCATTGGCAAGAATGCGTACAAGACGCTCAAGGATTTGCTTCTACCGGCGACCCCTGCGGAGAAGAGTTTCGAAGACCTGGTCAAGGTACTGAGTGACCATTACGAGCCTGCAAGCCGAATCATCGCAGAGCGATTCAGATTCAACAGGCGGTACCAAGCGGAAGGTGAGACAGTAGCGACGTTTGCAGTTGCACTGAAGCACTTGGCCGCTAAATGCAAGTACGGCACATTCCTTGACGACGCACTACGCGACCGGTTCGTCGCTGGACTGCGAAACCCTGCCATTCAGACGGGTCTACTAAAAAAGAAGGAGCTGTCGTTTGAATCTGCTTGCGACTTTCCTAAAAGCGTTGAAATGGCGGAACAGGAGTCGAGGGGGTTTCGACCTGGCAGTGGAACGGAAGCCGATGTCCATGCGATAAGGAAGACAGGCAGGAAAGCGGCATTTGCGGGCAAGCCAGGCAAGCAATACGAGGCAACCAAGACAAAGTGTCACCGCTGCGGGCAAGAGCATGACGCTAGTTCTTGTCGCTATCGGAAAGCAAGGTGCTACAGCTGCAAACGCACGGGTCACTTGGCTCGAGTATGCGGACAACGCCCGCCGGGTGCGGGAAAAATTCACGCCGTTGCCGACCAGCAAGAAGATAATGAGATGATGCTCTACGCCGTACATCACGCCGGCCTTGCGAAGCAGCCGTATCAGGTAGAACTTATGCTCGGAAGGAAGCGCGTGCAGATGCAAGTAGACACAGGAGCCGCTGTTTCTCTGATATCGGAAGACCTATGGAAGCAGCTAGTGAATCCTCCCCCGCTCACACCGTCTACGGTTAAGCTGAAGACTTACGGAGGAGCACCGCTGGAAGTGAAGGGGCAAGCCGAGGTTCCGGTCGAGTACAACGGACAGCGCAAAATTCTACCAGTAGTTGTGGTGCCAGGAAACAAGCCAGCGCTACTTGGACGCGATTGGATTGAGAACCTAGACGTCGACTTGAATGGCATTCACACGGTGCAAGCGGAGCTTACGGCTGACAACCTTGTGAAAAGGTATGCCAGTGTTTTCACTCCTGGGTTAGGACTGATAAAGGGCTTTCAAGCGAAACTTTCCTTAAAAGAAGGTAGCTTGCCAGTGTTCTGCAAGGCACGTCCAGTACCATATGCCATAAGGGAGCGAGTTAAAGAAGAGCTAGATAGCCTACAAGCTGATGGGGTACTGGTGGGTGTAACGCAAAGTGACTGGGCCACGCCGTTGGTGGTAGTCGAAAAACCAGGGAACAAAGTGCGTCTTTGTGGAGACTATAAAGTGACAGTAAATCCCTGCGTTAAAACTGATCACTACCCGCTGCCAACGGTTGAAGACATGTTCGCGGTCCTAGCAGGAGGCAAAGTGTTTACCGTTTTGGACTTGTCGTCAGCGTACCAGCAAATTGAGCTGCACCCTGACTCGCGGCCCTTGTTGACTATAAATACACACATTGGCTTATTCCAATATGTTCGAATGCCCTACGGCATTTCCAGTGCACCAGCAGTATTCCAAGCAATCATGGACGAGTTGCTGAAGGGATTGTGGGGAGTAgtttgttaccttgacgatgtgcTTATCACAGGTGCCGACTACAACGAATGCCTGGCACGTGTAGAAGCAGTCCTGCAGCGCTTCGAGAAGCACGACGTCAAAGTAAGGCACGAAAAGTGCAAATTTTTTGTGAAGTCCGTAAGGTATCTGGGCCACGTCATTGATGAGACAGGCGTGAACCCTTGCCTTGAAAAGGTGGAAGCAATTAGAAAGGCTCCAACGCCGAAAAATTGCACAGAACTAAAGGCCTATCTTGGCATGTTGACATTTTATTCCCGGTTCATGCCGAACATGTCATCGGAACTAAGGCCGCTATACCAACTTCTTCAAAAAGAGGAACCTTGGGCATGGTCGGAGGAGACTGAAAGGGCATTTCAGAAAAGCGAGAAAATGCTCACTCAGGATTCAGTACTAACCTTCTATGACCCTAAAAAACCACTAGGTCTGGTTTGCGACGCATCCCCTTATGGGGTTGGAGCAGTTTTATTTCATGTTGTTTGCGGCCAAGAGAAGCCGATAGCATACGCGTCGCGCACGCTAAGCAGCGCCGAGAAAGGCTACGCGCATATCGAGAAGGAGGCGTTGGCCGTGGTGTTTGGAGTAAAGCGCTTTCATAAATACATTTATGGGCGTGAGTTCACGATTTATTCCGATCACCTTCCACTAGCTAGCCTGTTTGGCCAGACAAAGCCAATTCCACAGATGGCTGCCGCGCGCATGCGACGTTGGATGCTGTTACTGGCGGCTTATCAGTACAAGTGGACTTGGAGAAAGGGTGCGCAAGTGGCTAACGCTGACGCGTTATCACGATTGCCGCTTCCGAATGAAGCAGACAAGAGCGACTACGTTCTGTTTTTCTCCGCTGTTGAAGCAGTACCGCTTTCAGCAAGCAAGATTCAAGCGGAAACTGAGAAAGACCGCACGTTGTCTAAAGTGAAACTTTTCGTTTTGAATGGCTGGCCTGAAAGACATTCAGATGTTGACATTGCACCCTATTTTGTCCGGCGAAATGAGCTGTCTCTAGACTCTGGTTGCATAACCTGGGGCACTAGAGTAGTTATTCCCGAATCTTTGCAGCCAGAAGTGCTACAGCTTTTGCACGAAGGGCACCCTGGTACCACTCGCATGAAAATGCTATCAAGAAGTCACGTGTGGTGGCCGAAGTTGAATGAGCTGGTCGAAGAAACAGTTTGACGCTGTTCAACTTGCCAGCTCAGCCAAAACGCTGCACCCGCCATACCCCTTATGTCATGGGGAAGGCCCGCCAGACGGTGGCAACGAGTGCACCTAGACTTTGCATACTACAAACAAGACTGGTTTTTGGTGCTTGTCGATGCCCATTCTAATTGGGTCGATGTTATACACATGAAATCGACCACGGCGTCGAAGACTGTAGAAAAGCTtcgcaccatttttgca from Dermacentor silvarum isolate Dsil-2018 unplaced genomic scaffold, BIME_Dsil_1.4 Seq1321, whole genome shotgun sequence includes:
- the LOC119434601 gene encoding uncharacterized protein LOC119434601 codes for the protein MMLYAVHHAGLAKQPYQVELMLGRKRVQMQVDTGAAVSLISEDLWKQLVNPPPLTPSTVKLKTYGGAPLEVKGQAEVPVEYNGQRKILPVVVVPGNKPALLGRDWIENLDVDLNGIHTVQAELTADNLVKRCRLQRMPGTCRSSPAALREARRQSKARKVQIFCEVRKVSGPRH